From Parambassis ranga chromosome 9, fParRan2.1, whole genome shotgun sequence, the proteins below share one genomic window:
- the LOC114441373 gene encoding F-box only protein 21-like, with protein sequence MATSVAREGQPSLNGIISDSQTKRLTDLPTELLEHILCFPVLKHVDICNVSCCCKRLHDVCHGRGKVWGHQYKLRWPRLQRFYRQNECCDWLREYKTRHRVGIQIRRTVESFSKRFFTEVPCVGQVLGDSFAEIESLGMPEHFCEDELLFILNSDKRKSLTLKYYAKKILYFLRQQNILRSLKTFLERPAEQQSALEGAVLVDQYCNPLADVTLENISVQLDEITEKVKKMLRIKNPSHPSLRIAQGDCLVVEDFELQRQVVCALNSVLYEQLQYKGNECDYYNPLNSYIHQVLQRHTGIPISLSVLYMTLARKLGVRLEPVNFPNHFLLRWCQKPKGSEDIYDFVYIDAFGKGKQLTAKECEYLIGHQVTADYYSAISTTEVLLRMVGNLLNIGKRGEGNEKSYQLLRDSLDLYLTINPDNVQYLLLQARLYFHLGIWPEKVLDILQHIQALDPSQHGAVGYLVQHTLEHIQHKKHPVTPEVKKRCAPEHLEVQYSVGLIMKHKRSGYNCVIYGWDPKCTMSQEWITTMRVHQLSNGANQPFYNVLVQDGTCRYAAQENLEPHSAPLEIGHPEVGRYFSEFADTHYVANEELLTRYPEDMGETSGTVQELYHRLTPGSGNQEEAPASDQNSQHAMSM encoded by the exons ATGGCGACGTCTGTAGCCAGAGAGGGACAACCAAGTCTTAATGGGATTATTTCCGACTCCCAAACAAAAAGACTGACCGACCTGCCGACCGAGTTACTCGAACACATCCTGTGCTTCCCTGTCCTCAAACATGTCGACATTTGTAACGTTTCCTGCTGCTGCAAGCGGCTACACGACGTTTGCCATGGAAGGGGGAAGGTCTGGGGACACCAATACAAACTCAG ATGGCCAAGGCTGCAGAGGTTTTACCGTCAGAACGAGTGCTGCGACTGGCTCAGAGAGTACAAAACACGGCACCGAGTTGGTATACAAATACGAAGGACTGTGGAATCATTCTCAAAGAGATTCTTCACAGAGGTT CCATGCGTTGGCCAGGTGTTGGGAGACAGCTTTGCAGAGATTGAGTCGCTCGGGATGCCGGAGCACTTCTGCGAAGATGAGCTCCTCTTCATTCTGAACTCTGACAAGAG GAAAAGTTTGACATTGAAGTACTATGCAAAGAAAATCCTTTACTTCCTGAGACAGCAGAACATCCTGAGGAGTCTGAAGACCTTTCTGGAGCGGCCCGCTGAGCAGCAGTCAGCTTTGGAAG GGGCTGTACTGGTGGATCAGTATTGTAACCCTCTGGCTGACGTCACACTGGAAAACATATCAGTCCAGCTGGATGAGATCACagagaaagtgaagaagatGCTGAGAATCAAGAACCCGTCTCACCCCAGCCTGCGGATCGCTCAGG GTGACTGTCTGGTTGTGGAGGACTTTGAGCTCCAGAGGCAGGTGGTGTGTGCCCTAAATTCTGTCTTGTATGAGCAGCTTCAATACAAAGGCAATGAGTGTGACTACTACAACCCGCTCAACTCTTACATCCACCAG GTGCTACAACGCCACACAGGCATTCCCATCAGCCTCTCTGTTCTCTACATGACACTGGCACGGAAGCTGGGTGTTCGGCTGGAGCCTGTCAACTTTCCCAATCACTTTCTTCTGCGTTGGTGCCAGAAACCAAAGGG GAGTGAGGACATCTATGATTTTGTCTACATTGACGCCTTTGGTAAAGGCAAGCAGCTGACGGCAAAGGAGTGCGAGTACCTCATTGGCCACCAGGTGACGGCAGATTATTACAGTGCCATCAGCACCACAGAGGTGCTGCTCAGGATGGTGGGAAATCTGCTCAACATTGGCAAGAGGGG GGAGGGCAATGAGAAATCCTACCAGCTGCTAAGAGACTCGCTGGACCTCTACCTCACAATCAACCCTGATAATGTGCAATATTTGCTGCTGCAGGCACGTCTCTACTTCCACCTGGGAATCTGGCCAGAAAAG GTGCTAGACATCCTGCAGCACATCCAGGCACTGGATCCCTCTCAGCATGGGGCAGTGGGTTACTTGGTGCAGCACACACTGGAGCACATCCAGCACAAGAAACATCCAGTAACACCTGAAGTGAAGAAGCGCTGCGCTCCAGAACACCTGGAGGTCCAGTATTCCGTCGGCCTTATTATGAAACATAAGAG GTCAGGTTATAACTGTGTGATCTACGGCTGGGACCCCAAATGCACCATGAGCCAGGAGTGGATCACCACCATGAGGGTCCACCAGCTGTCCAATGGGGCGAACCAGCCTTTTTACAATGTCCTCGTGCAGGATGGAACATGCCGCTACGCAGCGCAGG AGAACCTGGAGCCCCACTCAGCCCCACTGGAGATTGGTCACCCAGAGGTGGGTCGCTACTTCTCCGAGTTTGCCGACACCCACTACGTTGCCAATGAAGAACTGCTGACACGATACCCAGAGGACATGGGTGAGACCTCTGGGACGGTGCAGGAGCTCTATCATAGACTGACACCTGGCTCTGGGAACCAAGAGGAGGCTCCTGCCAGCGACCAAAACAGCCAACACGCCATGTCCATGTAG